From the Companilactobacillus ginsenosidimutans genome, the window AAGCTGGTTTTGTTTCGATTGTGTAATTTGCCATTGTTGTTGGCCTCCTTAATTGATAAGCTCAGTATACGAGCTAATGGTTTCAAAAACTGACACTATTTGGAGAAAAATATAAAATGAATAAAACTGCACGTATAAATACGATTATGAGATATATTAATAATCGCCAATATTTTACCCTTAAAGAGTTAATGGAACAATTCAATATTTCCCGAAGTACCGCCATTCGTGATCTGAACGATATTCAAGAATTGGGTATGCCACTAACCTCTTCAGTTGGTCGAGATGGTGGTTATGCAGTTTTACAGAACAAACTCTTGCCAGCAGTTCAGTTTAATAATGAAGAGTTGAAAGCCTTGTTTGTCAGCTTTCTAGCGACTATGAATACACAACTTCCTTATCTGAAAAATCGTAATACTCTGACAGAAAAACTAATGGCAATTGCTTCTCAGAATCAACAGGATGATTTACTTACTTTGCAAGAACTAATAGTTTTCGAACACACAAATCCTGCCAACACGGGATTGATGGAATTAGTCGACTTCGCACCTGCTATGTTAAAAACATTGCTCAATACTTGTCTGCTTAATCGACAGTTGGAAATTAAGCTAGATGAAAAGACAATAAAAGTTTGGATCAGACATATTTTTCAGCGTGAGAATGGTTGGTATGTTGATGCTTGGAACTTGGTCAATAACAAATTTCAAGAGTTGTATATTCCTGATATTAAAGAAGTTACACCACTGGATTATGATAAATCTTTAACTGATTCCGAACTGAAGAAACTTATCAAAAATGCAAAGCCTTCTAACAACATAACGATTCAGTTTAATCGCAAATCTATTTTGAGATTCCAACAACATCCCCATCCCACTGAACCGCTTCAGTTCCTCGACCCATTTCAACAATCCGCCAAGCTCGAATGTTTCATTGACCCCACTGATTCGACCCGAATCGAAGACTTTGCCAGTTGGCTGCTGTTCTTGGGCACGGGTGCAAAACTCGTCTCGGCACCAGTTGAACTTATCAATGCGGTCAAAACAGAATGCACCACACAAATCAGTCAGCTTCCATAAAAATTTTCATGTGAAATCTCTAAATTTGAGGGATATAATTGTATGCCTAAGGGGTGAATAATTTGAATAATATTTCCTTCACAGATAACCCAGAAATCCAAAAGCATCGCTGGTGGATTATGGTTGCTGTCTCTCTTTTTACTTTCATGTCGACGCTGGATGCTAGTATCGTCAACATCGCGCTGCCGGTCATGAGTAAAGATATGAAAATCCCCATGAACCAAGCTGAATGGGTGGTTTCAATTTATTTAATCGTCATATGTGCCCTGCTTTTGCTGTTCGGAAAGCTCGGTGACAATCACGGAAAAATCAGGATTTTCCAAATAGGCGCCTTCCTATTCACACTTGGTTCACTCTTGTGTGGATTTAATTTTGGACTTGTCCCATTGCTTGCCGCACGTGCGTTACAGGCTGTCGGTGCTGCAATGACAATGGCCACGAATAACGGTATCATCACTGAAATTTTTCCGATGAACGAACGTGGGCGGGCGCTTGGTACCATCGGATCCTTCGTTGCCCTAGGTGCTATTGCTGGACCTGGACTAGGTGGAATTATCCTAGCTCACCTCGACTGGGCTTACATTTTCTGGATAAACGTTCCAATTGGTATCATCGGAATAATCTTAGGTGCACGCATTCTACCTAAGGACGTTACTTTCAGCAAAGCTAAAATTGATCGTGCGGGCGCTGCAACCTTTGCGGTGACAATGGTTACACTCTTCACTGGTGTCTTTTTAGGACAAGAAATCGGCTTTTCTCAGTGGAGTATTTTGACACTATTTGCTATTGCTATCATTTCATTTATTGCCTTTATTTATCTTGAATTGCACGTTGAAGTACCTGTTTTATCGTTGCATCTCTTTAAAAATTTAGGTTTTTCAATCAACATATTTTGCGCATTATTAATTTTTATCACGAATTTTTTCTTCAATGTCGTTTCACCATTTTATCTTGAAAACGCCAGAAACATGCCTGCTAATTACGCTGGTTATGCGTTGATGATCATGCCGTTAGTTCAAGGTATTGTTGCACCAATCATAGGTGCCTGGTCAGATAAAATCGGTCGCCACTTACTGACTTTCTCAGGATTGATTCTAATTTCCGTCAGTCAAATTGGCTACATGATTACAACATTGCAGACTCCACTCTGGCTGTTCATGTTCTTTATCGGACTTGTCGGACTAGGAAATGGTGTCTTCATGGCGCCAAACAACACTTTAATTATGAGTTCGGTTTCAACTAAAGACTTAGGCGTTGCCGGAAGTATCAATGCTCTTGCTCGTGAATTGGGAATGGTTATCGGAATTTCGACAGCAACATCTGTATTATTCGCCGCCATGAGTCACACGGCAGGACACAAAGTAACCACATATATCCCTGCACATCCGGAATACTTTATTTCTGGTATGCATGTCGCATTCTTAGTTTCATTATGTATATGTTTATTCGCGACAGTTGTATCTGGATTTAATTTTATTAATCACCGTAAATAAAAAGATGGATATCAATTATCCATCTTTTTTGCTACTCATTTGTATTTAACCAGTTGGTCATCAGTTTCATATAATTTTCAGTCTCATCGATAAAAGCCATGTGCCGACTATGTGGGAATAGTTTCCACTGCACATTGGAAATATTGTCGTTCATTGTTTTTGCAATAAGTGGTGTACACAAATCGTTGGTGCCACTGGTTATCAAGGTTGGAACGATAATATTTTTCAACCTATCAGTGTATTCATAATCGTTTAAAGTTCCAGTAGGATTATATTCATTTGGACCCCATGCAACTTCATAGGATCTCTCACCGCTAATTTTAGGACGACGCAGGAACTCCGGACTTCCGGGGGTTATTGGACCTGCAGCATGTTCAATCATATATTTCTCATTTGCCTGTAAATACTCAGATTGAGTGAAGTCACCACTTGCTTCAGCATTCGCAATAGCTTGTTGATCAGTTTCAGACATAAACTTAATCATCCGATGCTGTTCCTGTGCCCAAAGTTTGGCGGACGACAAGGTACTCGACAGGATTAAACTTTTTACCCCTGAAGAATTGTGGTCAATCATATAAATTATTGCCAGCATTCCACCCCAGGATTGACCCAACAAATGCATTTCCGACAAGCCAAGATATTCACGTAAGGCTTGCAACTCAGAAACCCAAGTATCAGCTTTCCACAAGCTATCATCATCCGGAATCGAAGACTTTCCACAACCAAGTTGGTCATACATGACTATCGGCCTACCAGTTGATTCGGACAATTGGTCAAACACTTCAAAATAGTTATGCGTCGAACCCGGTCCACCATGTAAAAGTAGAAGTGGTGTCAGACCAGAGTTCAGATCACCGGTTATTCGATAATAGGTTTTATAGTCTTGAAATGGCATGTATCCTTCTTGAATACGCATTAGTCTGTCCTTTCCAACAATAATAATTTGATTTCGAATTATTCTAACATATCTTTTAGTAACAATATTTGTATTTTGTTACCTTGTGGTTTATACTCAATCCATTAAATAAATGATAAAGTTGGAAATCACATGAGACTAGAAAATAATACTATTTTAATTACCGGTGGTACTTCCGGGATTGGATTATCATTTGCATTAAGATTGTCTGAAATGGGAAACAAGGTAATTGTAGTCGGAAGAAGACAGGAAAAAATTGATGATGTCCTTTCTAGACATCCAAAATTAAGTGCCATTCGTGCTGATATTAGTAAAATCGAGGACGTAAACAAATTAACAGATACAATTGAATCTGAATATCCCAATCTAAATATGGTAATTAACTCTGCAGGAATTATGCGTCAATATAATTTATTCGATCAAGATTTGGAATTGAAAGATCTGACGCTTGAAATGAATACCAATTTTAACGGAATTGTTTATATAACTAAATCATTGCTTCCCGTTCTTGATCACCAACGCGAATCAATGATTGTTAATATCAGTTCACTTCTCGCCTTAGTTTCAGCAGTTGATTCGCCAATCTATTCCGCAACAAAGGCCGCCATTCATATGTATACCGATGCTCTCAGAGAGCAGGTTCGAGCAAATAACTCCAACATTCATATTGTAGAGCTACTTCCACCACTTATTAGTGGAACTAATTTAACCACTCAATATGACAATGCACTATTCGCAAAATTTGCCAACTCACCATTATCGACCCTCGTTGATGCCGGTATCAAAGGAATGGAACGTAATAAAACTCAAATCGATGTTGCCTTTACCAAGGTAATGAGACTCTCAATGAAAATTATGCCACGCACAATTACACATATTTGGGGTCAACAAACTATGAAAGCTTATTTGAAAAAATACAATTTAGGCTTTGAAGCTTAGAATTATAAATTTTTAAAACAGGGTTAGATCTGAAAATCAGATCTAACCCTGTTTGCGTTTAAATATAATTAATTTTCAATCCAGCCCAAGAAGAAATTCCACGTAGATAAACTGTTGGGCTATCACTGTCGACGTCTTTGAAACCAACTTCATCGACAGTTCCAACATCATTACCTTTCATCTCGTTAACTAAATTCCAGTTCTTAGGAATGAACAAATCCAATCCTCCAAGTGAAACATCAAGATTAATTTCGGCAGTATCTTTGATGGTTACATTTTCAAAATACACCTTGGCGTTACCCATTGAAACTGTGATATCTGCACTTTGAAAGTCGTCAGATGTGATATACCTAACACTACTTCCCATTCTGACACTAACTTCGACGTTAGACTGAGCAGAAGTTTGAACATCAACAGGACGATGATTATGATTAAAATTTTCGCCATGATGAGCCATGCCGCGATATGCGCCATAATGATGATTCATCCAAGGACGATGTTTAATTAATAACGGTCTGAACACGAGTGATAATCCGATACTAATTAGTAACGCTGCGCCTAAAATTGTCCATGGAACTAAAGTTGTAATCCCTAAAAATTTTGCATAAATTATTGCCAGAAACGCCAGTGAAAATACGGCGCCTGGAATTGCATAATAAACCACACTCTTAATAAATATTGCTACTAAAAAGATTGTTAAAACAACCTTCCAAATACTCATATCAATAGTGAACATGTGCAGCTGACTAGCAACCAACACGCCAGCGCCAACTAATAAAAATAGTCCCCAGAAAATTCCATTTCTATTTCTCATATTATAACTTCCTTTGATTTAATCTATTTTTTAGTTCCTTCAAAAACCGTCGAGAAACATAAACACTCTTGTATGAATCCCTAAACTGGACCAAATTGCCCGTCACCGAAGTCGACAACGACAAAATTTCATCAACATTCAAAATCGATGATTTCGAAATTCTCAGAAAATTATTAGGCAAATTATCTTCCAGTTCATAAAGACGGTGATGAACTAAATAAGAATTATCAGTTGTGTGAGCATAAATATTTCTATCATTAGTTTCGAAAAACAGCACGTCACTCAAAGCAATTGAGTAAACCGAGCCCTCAGAATACCCATTGATAGTCCCAAGCTGACTTTCAATATCTTTGATTTTATTCAAAATATCATTAAACTCATCATCTTTCTCAGATGATCTAATCACAATTTCTTTTTCAGAATATTGTGGAGAAATATCTATCCTTATTTTCACAACCAACAATCCCTTCGATAAAATCATTACACCACATAACCAATTCTTTGACCATACAATCTGACTAAGCGGTCAATATAGAAACATAAGCGGTAAAAAAACCATCCAACCGTAAAAGTTGAATGGCTAATTTATCATATATAATATCAAATTTAAGTCGAATTTCTAAATATACCAACTATCAATAATATTGGTTATTAAACTAGTGCTGCATTCATTCCCGCTAATATATCAAATAGAATCAACACTAGTCGGAGGTGGAAACGACGAAGCCAGCAGTGAAAGTAGTGTTGGCGATTTATCGCCTACAGTACTGGACGAGTTTTAAGACTTGCAAGATCCACGCAAGGCTTAAAACCGAGACCCGAGACCAAGGCTCGGGTCGGTCCCACAGCAGGCTTCGTCGTTTCCACCGCAGACGGCAGTCAACCACTAACTTTAATTAAATATTCGAACCCCAAATGAAGGAGCAAAACTAGAAGAAATAGAATCAATCTTAACGTTAGTACCAGGACGTAATGCGTTTAAATACTGATTATCGCCTAAGTACAAAGCAACATGATAAGTAGCCCCAGCAGGACCCCAGAACACAAGATCCCCACGTTGTAAATCATTCAATGAAACCTTAGTACCAGCAGATTCCTGTGGTACAGTCCAAGAACCGATGTTGTCACCGGTAACTTGACGGAATACGTATTGCATCAAACCAGAACAGTCAAAACTGTCTGGCCCCTTAGCGTTCCAAACATAAGGTTTGCCAAGTTGATCCTTAGCAGCTGAAATTACATCTTCAATTACTTGATCTTTAGATTTCCCATTCAATGAAACGGCAGGACGTTTTGTGGCAATTTGATTAGTAACAGCTGATGGAATCCAGCCACCACTACTTAATTCATACCAAATACCATCATTTTCTTGAAGTGTTGATGAAACCTGTAATAATTTTCCAGCAGAAACTGAACCTGCTGTGCCTGAACCGTAATTGTCATTGTTGTAAATTTCTGTATCCTTAGTAACTCTTACTGCGGCAAAGTTAGGATCCCAAGTGTTTGCGGCTGAATCTGGGAATGACTCATTATTAATTTTTGTATATGTACCATCGATCCATTGATTATTTCCTATTAGATACCAAGCATTTCCGTTAGAATCGATAACTTTTTGTGAGAACTTCCATTGAGTTCCGTTAGTCAATTTTTGACCAGATGCAGACTTGTTAGCACCATATCCGTTGTACAAATCGATACCATCTGATGGTGCATAAGCGATAGTTGCTACACCAGTATTGCTAACAGAATCTGAAGATGAATCACTGTTACCATTTTCCACTTCAACATCAGAAGTTCTGACATATTCGTCAGTTGAAACACGATAGAAGCTGCCTTTGTCAGCAACTTGAATTTCCTTGTCAAAAACCCAGCCAGTGTTTGCGGCTAAAGAACGGTTTTTAACTAGTTCACCTTTTGAATTATATAAAGATGTCATTTTTGTAGTATTTACAACACCACTGGTTGCTGCATCAGCGTTTGTTGCCCCATTGCTAAACATAAATCCACCAATAGCTCCCACAGTAACTAAGAAAGTAGTTAGAGTTTTTTTATACATATATTATTTCCCTCTTATTTCTATCCATCTACTGGATAATCATCCTATAAAGATTATCATCAGTTGATAATTTGTACAACTTATTAAATATTACAATAGTATAAAAATTATATTAAAAAGGAGCTAGATCTTATTTTCAAGATCTAACTCCTTAGGTTTTCTACCATTTACTTTCTTGTCGTTCGTTGGTGTAGCCAACACTTTCAACTGTTGCGCACGCTCATGAAGCGTACGTTCCTTCGTAAAAGAACTTAGTTCATGCAATCAATTTTTACCACTTATATTGAACTGGATTTTTAATGTACTTATCATACACATCGCGAACGATTTCCATTTGTTCTGGTGTGAATGCTGGTTCATCAGCAGCAATAACATTTCTCTCAATCTGTTCTGGCTTTGAAGCTCCAGGGATTACTGTGCTAACAGCATCGGACATCAAAATATAGCGAAGTGCCATTTGAGCTAATTTGTCGCCGGCATTCAATCTTTCTTTCAACTCACTTGCGGCCTTGACACCTGTAGCAAAGTCTACGCCAGAAAAAGTTTCTCCAGCATCGAACTCTTCACCTTTACGGTTAGTTGTTCGGTGGTCGTTCTTGCCAAACTTGGTGTCGAGGGTGTATTTACCGCTCAACAATCCACTGGCGAGTGGGACTCTGGCGATGATTCCGACGTCATGTTCCTTGGCCATCCTGAAAAAGTTATCTGTTGGACGCAAGCGGAACATGTTATAGATGATTTCAACTGATGAAATGTCGAAGTCGAGTGCTTTCATGCCCTCTTCAACTTTTTCAACGCTGACACCATAATTCCTGATTTTGCCTTCTTTTTTCAACTTATCCAAAGTGAAAAATGGTTCTGGGTTGTAGAAAACTTCAGTTGGTGGACAGTGTAACAAAACGTTGTCGAGCGCATCGACATCTAAGTTTGTTAGGCAGTCCTCAACATATTTGGTGATATTTTTCTTGTTATATCCACTAGCAACGTGAGGATTAAGGCGACGTCCAACTTTTGTTGAGATAAACACTTTATCCTCTTTGCCTTTGATAAATTTAGCCAATGCACGCTGACTCTCGCCATCTTGGTAGACATCAGCTGTATCGAAAAAGTTTACACCTGCATCATAGGCAGCTTCCAAAGTTGCTTGGGCGTCCTTTTCATCGAAGGGATCTCCCCATTTTGAACCTAGTTGCCAAGTTCCAAGTGAAACCTCACTGGCGTTAAAGTTTGTTTTTCCAAATCTACGATATTTCATAGTCGCCCTCCCAAGGTTGTTATATCAATTTTGATGTTATCACTATGAAATTGGTTATACCAGTATATCAATTACCTAATTCACCATCTGCTCATTGACATATTGAGCGTACAATTCATGGTCCTTCATCAATCCTTTGTGAGTCCCGTGACCTGTGACCGTTCCATGTTCGATGAAGTAAATTTGGTCTGCATCGACGATGGTCGATAGTCTGTGAGCAATTACTAAGGTTGTTCTGCCGACCATCAATTGATCTAATGCACGTTGAACCTTTTCTTCTGATTCTGAATCTAGACTCGCTGTTGCTTCGTCCAACATCAAGATTTTTGGATCACGTAAGAAGGCTCGAGCGATGGCGATTCGTTGCTTTTGTCCACCTGAAAGTTTGACACCGCGTTCGCCAATTTGTGTATCTAGTTTTTCTGGAAAATCTTTGACGAATCCATCGGCATAGGCTAATGACAATCCATGCCACAACTCATCGTCAGTTAGTGTTTTATTCAATCCATACTGCAAATTATCGCGAATCGTTCCAGCAAATACGGCTGAATCTTGTGATACGTAGCCGATTTGAGAACGCCAACTTGCGAGGTCGATGTCTTGGATATTTTGTGTTCCAACATAAACTCCACCGTTATCTGGTTGATAAAATCTTTCTAACAAGGCGAAAATTGTCGATTTTCCGCCACCACTTGGTCCGGCAAAAGCTATGACAGTATTGGGTTTAGCCTCAAATGATACGTTATGCAAAATTTGGTGGTCGGCGTCATAACTAAAGTTGATGTCAGCGGCTGTAATAGTTTTTCCTTCGACGTCAACGGCTTTTCCTGGAGTTTCTATTTCTGGTTCTGTTCCAAGCATTTCTTGAATACGTTCAGTTGAACCCATTGCCTTCTGAACTTGTGAGAAGAATGTCGCAAAACTGGCAATTGGTGTGATTATATTGAATAAATATAGTAGAAAAGCAAGAGTGAACCACTTGAAAGAGTTCCTTGTTGAATTCTGACGGCACCATAACCCAGAATTCCGACGAACATAACTAGCATTACAGTGGTCATGATAGGTTGAAGTACAGCTTCTACTTTGGCATCTTTAACACCGACTTTGAAAATTTTATCGATGAAGCCACTACCAGTTTTCTTTTCAAATTCTTCACCGTTGCTGGATTTGATTAGACGAACTTCAGATAGCTTTTCACTGACGTCAGCGTTGAAATCAGCAGTTGTTGCCTGTAATTTACGACCTAGACGAGACATAATTTTACCGATTGGCAATAAAATTGCGACGAAAATTGGAACAGCGGCGAACATTAACGCTGCCATCTTCCAGTCCATGAAGAACAGGATAATCATTGAACCAACTAGCTGAATAGCACCAGTTACAAAGTTTGGAAATTGAGATGTTATCAAATCTTTAATAACGCTAGTATCATTGACTAAACGGGAACTACTTTCGCCAGATTTATGATCATCGAAATAACCCACTGGTAATTTAAGCAGATGTTCCCATAATTTTTCACGAAGCGTTTTGACGGAAGTTTCACCGACATATCTGAGGATAAATCCGCCAATTGTACCGAATCCTAGTTGAATTGCGAAGGCAACTCCCAGGACAACAATCATTTTGCTGTCAATTTTTGACAAACTGCTGGAATCGACCAGGCCTTTGGTCAGTTGTGGAACGATTAGGCTGGCCCCACTAGTGACCAAACTTAGCAGCATTCCTAAAACGAACAGTGACTTCTTGGGATTAACGCTGTTTATTAAACTTATAAAATCTTTGAACTTGAAATTACCCGTTCTCTTGGGTATTTCACGTTGCATCATAGCTCCATCACGCATATATCTGACCTCGAAATTCATAATTATTCGGTACCGAACTTAATTGCAAAAACGATTATAATTCGGTACCGAAAGAATTGCAATAGTTTTGGATAAATATTTTTCTCAGGTATCATTTTTGTTATATTATGAACTTATATAAAGAGAGCGAGGAGATATTATGAAAAAAGCTTTGGTTGTTTTAACTAATGTGACTCGTTACAAAGGAACCACTGACCCCACTGGATTGTGGCTCGGTGAGGCGACTGAATTTGTTGAAGAAGTCGAAGATGCCGGAATTGATGTAGATTATGTCAGTCCCAACGGCGGATTCGTTCCACTAGATCCACGAGGAATGAAATATGTCGACGAATCCATTATGAAAATGTATGAGAGTAACGATTTCCAACAACGTGCTTTAATTCATTCGATGAAACCTTCTGAGGTTGATCCTGATGATTATTTCGTAATTTACTATACTGGTGGTCACGGTGTCATGTGGGACTTCCCAATGAATCCTGAGCTACAAAAAATAGCCCTCGCAATTTATCATAACGATGGCTATATTTCATCAGTTTGTCACGGAATTGCCGGTCTTTTGAATATCAAAGACGACGATGGCGAATATGTTATTAAAGGTAAGAAGATTACCGGATTTACCACAAGCGAAGAAATGCTCGCTGGAAAACGTAAAGTTGTGCCCTTCTTGAACGAAGATATGGCTAGACAACGTGGGGCAATCTTTGAGAAAAAGCGTGCTTATAAGGAGTTTGCAGTTCAGGATGGACATTTGATTACTGGACAGAATCCATTTTCACCACGTGCTGTGGCTAAACTGCTGTTGAAAGCAGTCAACTAAAAAAATCAACGAGTTAATATACTCGTTGATTTTTTCTTTACACATAATCCTATATTACTTATTTCGCAAATTTATATCGAACATGTAAGTTTGACAATTGTCTATAGTCAAGGTACTTCTCATTTTGAAGACGTCCAAGCACAATGTCTTCATGAATGTCTATTGAATTGGCAAATAATTCGATTGATTTTCTTGTGAAATCACCTTTTTCGATAAAGGATTCCCATGATTTTTTGGGAATAAGGACATTAGCTGCCCAATTATCTGCTTCTTTTTCTTCATTCGTTTTTCCGTACTCTTGATTAATTGTAAAAAACGGACTCTTTTTATGAAGGACAATGTGCCCTAACTCATGAAAAAATGTGAACCAGAAATTATCATGTGTCTTTTGTCTTATACTTAATTCTATTACCGCTTTTGGGTATGGTGAAAGCCACCTTGTACATCCACTTACTCGGCTTTTTGGCAGTTCAGGTACAATTACTACCGCAATGCCAGTTGAGGCAGCCAATTTTTGTAGTTTTGGAAAAAATTTCTTTATATCAGTCTCAAGACTCAATCGACGAAACTCTGGGATCAACGTTTTTAATTTTTTGGCATCAAAATCTTCAGTCTCAATATTGTTGGCTTTTATTATTCCTGCCTGTAACCATGAGTGTAGAGAATAATTATTTACCTTAAACTTATCATCACTTGCTCTAAATGCACCTATACTAAGCGGATCATCATTTATTTTTTTCTTTAATACTTCGATGGAAGACACTCTAAAAAACTTTAAAATATTATCAAGTCGTTCAGATTTATTTTTTGTATTTGGGACTAATCCTGCTTTTGATAATTCAGTATATGGAAATTTCTTTGAATATTCGTTATTCTCTTCAAGCTCTTTTTCATTCCTTTTCTTTTCTAAAAAGTCATCATATTGCAATTGCAAGTTCAACCAAAATTTTGCTGGAACGTCAAAAACATATTCCAACTGATTCGCTGTCTCAGGTAGAATACGAGTCTTTCCACTAATTACTTCAGAAATGTGTTTCCTAGTTGTTCCCATGTTCTCAGCCAGTTCTGATTGGGTCATATTGATTTCTTCTAAGGATTCACGAATTGTGTCTCCAGGAAGTGAATTGTAATCAGTTTCAACTTTATACATTTTAATTGCCATGATAGTCGATAACCTCCTTTATCAATATCGCAACTACTTCTTTTTTAGTTACCGTTGGTTCTTGGTTAGCATCAAGCCCTCGAAATACAAGCCGAACATTTCCCGTTAAATTAACTGCAAAATAATTATTATAATCTCCAGCCAACTTGTGTAGACGCTGAGGTGGAAGATGACTAATTTCAGAAAGAGTCGACGCAGCTCGAAACTCCGTAATTCTTAGTTCTAATTTATTTGCTGTTATTTTTCCAAAGGCTTTTAGCATTGATCTATGGGATTGAATTATCTTGTTCATTCTCTTAGTTTCAGCAAATATTTCCAAAATGTGTAACCTTTCTGGTTAACGTTATTGGAAATAATTATACCATGATTGGGCGGATACTCACATACATTTTGCACTACAATATTAATCATTACCTAATATCGGATAATTTATGGTGAAACATATTCTGGTATTCAATTCTTAAACTGATACTTGGCATTTACTCTGGCTGAAATGGGTTCAATCTTCTTTTTTCTAGCAGGTTGTAAACGCCTCAGATCCGTGATGTACACCGAAACATTTACAAAAAACATCAACCAATTTTCTGGTTGATGTTTTTATTTTTCAAACAAAAGTTCTCCATGATTTACCATTACATCTGGGTGCAACACATCTGTCTGTTGACCTTTTATCAAGGATTTAGCCTCATTGATAAATTGTTGGAATGCCTCAGATTGAAGATGTGCTTTATATTTTGGTTCATCTTCAAAAACTTCGAATAGAATTAGTTTGCTGTTGTCATCTTGTTCCTGGCCCAAATACAAAGTTATCGTTCCGGAACCGGTGTCAATAGACTTATGGATCTCAGTTGATAATAATGATTGAAACTTTTTCGTATCAGCTGAGTCTACTTGGAATTCAGTCAATGAAACAAATACATCTTTAGAATCGACCGACTTGAGTCCATATCCTTCTTGTACCAATATCAAAGGGGTCAGTGAAACAACAGATTGTTCAACCACCACATCCCCTGCTACTTCACGAAAAGCTTTAAACTGAGGTGAATTGGCATGAACTTGATAACTTGGCTCATCTTTATAAAGTTCAATCACACAATTATCAATACCAGTATCATCGATATGCCCAGTATACATACCCAAGGTTCCAGATTCATTTTTGATAGAAGTTAGTAAATTCTGCTTGCCAACTGCCGCAAATTCATCCAGCTTGTCTTCTTTGATTTTTAATTTAAACAATCTGAATAATGGTTCGTTAATTAATTTTGCCATATGTTGAATTCCCCCAAACCTAATTCAAAGGTGCTAGAGATTTAATTTTCTTAGCTGGAACTCCACCAACTACAGTGTTGTCTGGAACATCTTTTGTTACAACTGCACCAGCACCAACAATAACGTTATTGCCGATGTGAACTCCTGCGATAATCGTAACATTTCCACCAATCCAAACATCGTCCCCGATTGAAATTGGTTCAGTATAAGTAATTAAATATCTACTCCCGTCTGGACGTGTCCCAAATCGCTT encodes:
- a CDS encoding C40 family peptidase; this translates as MYKKTLTTFLVTVGAIGGFMFSNGATNADAATSGVVNTTKMTSLYNSKGELVKNRSLAANTGWVFDKEIQVADKGSFYRVSTDEYVRTSDVEVENGNSDSSSDSVSNTGVATIAYAPSDGIDLYNGYGANKSASGQKLTNGTQWKFSQKVIDSNGNAWYLIGNNQWIDGTYTKINNESFPDSAANTWDPNFAAVRVTKDTEIYNNDNYGSGTAGSVSAGKLLQVSSTLQENDGIWYELSSGGWIPSAVTNQIATKRPAVSLNGKSKDQVIEDVISAAKDQLGKPYVWNAKGPDSFDCSGLMQYVFRQVTGDNIGSWTVPQESAGTKVSLNDLQRGDLVFWGPAGATYHVALYLGDNQYLNALRPGTNVKIDSISSSFAPSFGVRIFN
- a CDS encoding aldo/keto reductase — translated: MKYRRFGKTNFNASEVSLGTWQLGSKWGDPFDEKDAQATLEAAYDAGVNFFDTADVYQDGESQRALAKFIKGKEDKVFISTKVGRRLNPHVASGYNKKNITKYVEDCLTNLDVDALDNVLLHCPPTEVFYNPEPFFTLDKLKKEGKIRNYGVSVEKVEEGMKALDFDISSVEIIYNMFRLRPTDNFFRMAKEHDVGIIARVPLASGLLSGKYTLDTKFGKNDHRTTNRKGEEFDAGETFSGVDFATGVKAASELKERLNAGDKLAQMALRYILMSDAVSTVIPGASKPEQIERNVIAADEPAFTPEQMEIVRDVYDKYIKNPVQYKW
- a CDS encoding type 1 glutamine amidotransferase domain-containing protein, with amino-acid sequence MKKALVVLTNVTRYKGTTDPTGLWLGEATEFVEEVEDAGIDVDYVSPNGGFVPLDPRGMKYVDESIMKMYESNDFQQRALIHSMKPSEVDPDDYFVIYYTGGHGVMWDFPMNPELQKIALAIYHNDGYISSVCHGIAGLLNIKDDDGEYVIKGKKITGFTTSEEMLAGKRKVVPFLNEDMARQRGAIFEKKRAYKEFAVQDGHLITGQNPFSPRAVAKLLLKAVN
- a CDS encoding HigA family addiction module antitoxin, with translation MAIKMYKVETDYNSLPGDTIRESLEEINMTQSELAENMGTTRKHISEVISGKTRILPETANQLEYVFDVPAKFWLNLQLQYDDFLEKKRNEKELEENNEYSKKFPYTELSKAGLVPNTKNKSERLDNILKFFRVSSIEVLKKKINDDPLSIGAFRASDDKFKVNNYSLHSWLQAGIIKANNIETEDFDAKKLKTLIPEFRRLSLETDIKKFFPKLQKLAASTGIAVVIVPELPKSRVSGCTRWLSPYPKAVIELSIRQKTHDNFWFTFFHELGHIVLHKKSPFFTINQEYGKTNEEKEADNWAANVLIPKKSWESFIEKGDFTRKSIELFANSIDIHEDIVLGRLQNEKYLDYRQLSNLHVRYKFAK
- a CDS encoding type II toxin-antitoxin system RelE/ParE family toxin, whose translation is MEIFAETKRMNKIIQSHRSMLKAFGKITANKLELRITEFRAASTLSEISHLPPQRLHKLAGDYNNYFAVNLTGNVRLVFRGLDANQEPTVTKKEVVAILIKEVIDYHGN
- a CDS encoding antibiotic biosynthesis monooxygenase, yielding MAKLINEPLFRLFKLKIKEDKLDEFAAVGKQNLLTSIKNESGTLGMYTGHIDDTGIDNCVIELYKDEPSYQVHANSPQFKAFREVAGDVVVEQSVVSLTPLILVQEGYGLKSVDSKDVFVSLTEFQVDSADTKKFQSLLSTEIHKSIDTGSGTITLYLGQEQDDNSKLILFEVFEDEPKYKAHLQSEAFQQFINEAKSLIKGQQTDVLHPDVMVNHGELLFEK